In Citrus sinensis cultivar Valencia sweet orange chromosome 4, DVS_A1.0, whole genome shotgun sequence, one DNA window encodes the following:
- the LOC102615976 gene encoding serine/threonine-protein kinase D6PKL2-like: MQPSAEDTAEDPDNLSFTSTTTNSGSETTWTTSSSNPSSSTPSAAKTHHAPPRCNDDPCWKAIKEATSEGNNNNNNNPLTLSDLRFVHRLGSGDIGSVYLVQLKSKNSNNGCFFAAKVMDKRELVSRNKESRARIEREILEMLDHPFLPTLYATLDCPRWSCLLTEFCPGGDLHVLRQRQPDKRFHESAVRFYASEVVVALEFLHMMGIIYRDLKPENVLVRSDGQIMLTDFDLSLKGDNSTSTAQLVSDQSPPTGDQQPNDCAVDQPPFGNSSCIIPNCIVPAVSCLHPRRRRKKKLGNRGTPEIVAEPLDVRSMSFVGTHEYLAPEIVSGEGHGNAVDWWTLGIFIFELFYGTTPFKGIDHELTLANVVARALEFPKEPSVPGPAKDLIAQLLVKDPTRRMGSKMGATAIKRHQFFNGVNWALLRCAKPPFIPRPVTCRDLTTTNSSIDNSIEYY, translated from the exons ATGCAGCCATCCGCCGAAGACACTGCCGAAGATCCCGACAATCTGAGCTTCACTTCCACCACCACGAACTCAGGCTCAGAAACCACGTGGACAACCTCCAGCAGCAACCCGTCCTCCTCGACTCCCTCCGCCGCCAAAACGCACCACGCGCCGCCGAGGTGCAACGACGACCCGTGCTGGAAAGCAATCAAGGAAGCAACTTCCGAaggcaacaacaacaacaacaacaacccaTTAACACTAAGCGACCTGCGTTTCGTTCACCGCCTGGGCAGCGGCGACATCGGCAGCGTGTACCTCGTTCAGCTGAAGAGCAAGAACAGTAATAATGGGTGCTTCTTTGCCGCCAAAGTGATGGATAAGAGAGAGCTTGTGAGTAGGAACAAAGAGAGCAGGGCAAGGATAGAAAGGGAAATATTGGAAATGTTGGATCACCCCTTCTTGCCCACGTTGTATGCCACGTTGGATTGTCCCAGGTGGTCTTGTCTGTTGACCGAGTTCTGTCCCGGCGGCGACCTCCACGTTCTCCGTCAACGCCAGCCCGACAAACGTTTTCATGAATCTGCCGTCCG GTTCTATGCATCTGAAGTAGTTGTTGCTCTGGAGTTCCTACACATGATGGGAATAATATACCGTGATCTGAAGCCTGAGAACGTGCTCGTGAGATCGGACGGTCAGATCATGCTGACAGATTTTGATCTATCATTAAAAGGAGACAATTCAACGTCAACGGCCCAGCTTGTGTCTGATCAAAGCCCACCAACCGGCGATCAGCAACCCAACGACTGTGCCGTTGATCAACCTCCATTTGGCAACTCTTCATGCATCATACCCAATTGCATAGTGCCAGCTGTCTCATGCCTCCATCCGAGGCGGAGACGCAAAAAGAAATTGGGAAACCGTGGGACCCCCGAGATAGTGGCGGAGCCACTTGATGTAAGATCAATGTCATTCGTTGGGACCCACGAGTACTTGGCCCCAGAGATTGTATCGGGTGAGGGACATGGGAATGCAGTGGATTGGTGGACGTTGGGAATATTCATATTTGAATTATTCTATGGTACGACACCGTTTAAGGGCATTGACCATGAGTTGACCCTGGCTAATGTTGTGGCTCGAGCCCTTGAGTTCCCTAAAGAACCATCTGTGCCCGGACCGGCTAAGGATTTGATCGCACAACTTCTTGTTAAAGATCCCACAAGGCGAATGGGGTCTAAAATGGGGGCCACAGCAATCAAACgtcatcaattttttaatgggGTTAATTGGGCATTGTTGAGATGTGCAAAACCGCCATTCATTCCCCGACCGGTCACTTGTCGAGATCTTACAACTACCAATAGTAGCATTGATAATTCAATTGAGTATTATTAG